The Pangasianodon hypophthalmus isolate fPanHyp1 chromosome 20, fPanHyp1.pri, whole genome shotgun sequence genomic sequence ATTTACTACgtcagcacaaaaaaaaattataactgtTTTCAATACCAGCTCAGTgacttctgtatttttattccaGTCTAAGCTTCACCTTTTCTGCCACTGTTGGTACAAAACAGGCTACTTCTAGTTCATCGTGCAAAACGGATGTGCTGTATGCAATAAATggtttccttgccactgtcaccacTGAcatgctcattagggataaattcacatatttacaatttattttagtttaacttaatttgaatctatttatttctgtaaagctgctttgtgacaatgtccattgttaaaagcactatacaaataaaattgaattgaatggttgtgaaacatatattaaatgtatattaaaaccTTTCTACATCCTACTCATGTCAGTCAGCCTAGACAACTACAattcaatgtttattttaatctttgaCTACTTTTAATctttatattatcatattattctaatctctatttttaaaatagattttatgcTACATCATATTGCAGTTGACAGTTGAGTTGTTCagtcagtccacattttctatcccacTTCTATCTCTTAATCGAAAGTGCTTGTCTTTAAATGTAGTGGTCTGGACACAACTGAAACATCCCAAGAACTATACTCAAGGAAAGTCATGCAACCATGGAGAGGCGAACTATATGCaggtaattttaaaattacctGAATTTGCAGACATATTGATGCTaacttttaaacttaaaaagTTGCCAACTTTGAAATCAGCCCTAAGAATTCATTTAtgcagatgaatgaatatttacatgacatattgtggttacaacaaactgtcagacagtggggCTGGAATCAATATTTATTAACACAAGAAATATTGACATAGGTTCAACCTCAGAATTGCAAATATCTGCACTCACATCTCTGGCACAACTGTCCAAGCAACATGCAGGTCCCTGGTtctgtctgaggtctgaatacagaCATGCTCAAATTTAGTATTAACTCACTACGTGCACATAACTCAGCTCGAAATATGACTGGAAGTTTACATTTACAAGAACATTCTTGTATTAATTGCTGGTTTCCAAGACATAACATTAATCCCAAAAATGACCATTATCAGATGATGTTGCTCTTTCTTTATTAAACTATACATTATGTAGTataaaaaacatcaccacagtAGAATAAgataggaaataaaataaaaaaaaatacagtattttctgAACAATAACACACCATAAACTACAAGACATACCTACTAAATTTTGTCtgcttaggaaaaaaaatgctaaaacctCATAATTGTCTTGTAATGCTTTTACATTGTTATTTTCCACTACTGGCCTTATGAATCCAGTGTTTCAATGATgccagatacactatatggctaaaggtttgtggacacctgaccatgacactcATGTGCACATCACATGTTCTTTTcactgtcacccagatgaggatgggttcccttttgagtctctgtcctctcaagttttcttcctcatattgtctcaggtagttttttccttgccactgtcgcctctggattgctcattagggataaactcatacatttacaatttatatcctgaatatattcatttctgtaaagctgctttgtgatgacaatgtccattgttaaaagagctatacaaataaaatttaattgaaattgaattttttaacatcccattccagatttagtccccactTGCTGTTACAATGatctctactcttctgggaaggctttccactagatttttttagcatggctgtagggatttCTGCTCATTCGTCCagaagagcattaatgaggtcagacactgatgtcatGCAAGTCAGTGTTCCAAcctatcccaaaggtgttcagtggggttgaggtagGCCACTACCAATGCTCTGTGTAGGCCACTTGAATTCTTCctctccaaccttggcaaaccatgtcttcatgcacCTTGTTATGTGCACAGGGGGATTGTAacgctggaacaggtttgggataggccccttagttccagtgaagagaaattgtagaGCTACAGAATGCAAATACATCCaatacaactgtgtgttttcAACTTTGTCGCAACAGTTTGCTGAAGGTGTGATGACCAGGTTtccacaaacctttgaccatatagtgtgtCTCTATGACATTATTTTTTGGAATACTTAAGGTTTACAATGAATTCTATAGTAAAGATTTCTAGAGTAGGTGCTCAGTATAGTCAGTGCTTCTCAAAGCTACATGTCTCTCAGTCATAATAAGACAGGAGGTTTCAATATGGCTACAGGTTCTACTTGCTTTCGTaactgtgttttgtttgcaAACACAATTATTGAAGATTTTGGCTTGCATACCAATATCAACCCTAACAAATAAGCAGCCCACCATTAAAATGCTAACAAATATTACAAGTAGGCATATTAAAATTATGCTAATACCAAATTAGAcaaaatcacattaaatgttGCAGCACATGATGCAAGGCAAAACAATGTACATTATTATCTGGAAAACATGGTAGTAATTTTTTAGCCTGCTTGCAGGCCTAGGTTTTCATAAAAGCATTTTACCCAATGACCATTTTCCTCAGTTTTGAGGTTCTCTCTGTTGACTGGTACATAAAGATATTAAACCAAAATGTATTCTACACATTCACAGttttataatacattaaaatacatgagttcattatttattgaactCATGTTCATAATTCTGTAACCATATTAGTTTCAAAATAGCAATTTTGAATGCATACATCTACATCTATATAACCATGAAAATATATCTGAAGGTCATTGAAAGATAAGCTTATCACAGCTTCCCAaatcatatataaatgtaactgtaatataATTGTACTGCACTTCAGTAGTACACATATGTAGTAGGGCATAGGGCATTATCTCTCTTTATAAAATCCTTCGTCCTAACTGTATGACTTGAGCTTGGTTTCTGAAAATTGCCATACAAATTTATGGTTTTAGATAGCATAATGTAGGTTTTTAAATGTAACGTGATCTGGCAGTTATACCAGAGTTCCAGGGGCAGGGGGATCTGAGCTAGACTCCTTCTGAGTGGTTTCCTTGGAGGTAAATTGCTTTGGGTAGAGAGAGAGCTCCACAGACCTGACAGAGCGAGAGACCAGTTTTAGACATAGTTAGAGGACACTGCCATGACCGTACACACTCtcaaaaagaaacacaataaGCAAGATTTGTGATTTACCTGCCATGCAGTGGGTGGTCATGAAAGGAGGTCGACTGGGGGATCTGTGAGTAGAGTGGGCCCAGCGGGACAGACCATGGAAGGCGCACCAGGTGGGGCGGGGGGCGCAGGCGAAGTCCGTCTTGCCCCCTGGTTGCAGTGGGGTATCCCAGTGCATTCCTCAGATACCAGTCCCGAAGCCCCTCCAATGCCAGAGCCTTGTGTAGGCTGCGGGTAGAGTCATCCAGGGCAGGCAGGGAGAAGGGTCCAGGTTTGCTACTGAAAGTGACAGTGGAATTGGGCATCTCTGTTTGGTTGGGTAGTAGGTTGGGAAAGGATGAAGCATTGGAGCCAGATAAAAGGTTGGTAGGCTCGTAAGCATATACCAGTAAATGATCCAGGCTGTGCTGCTGGAGAGGGGTAAAGGGCCCACAGGACTTAGTCCGTGTGACTTTGACTCGACGTGGTTTAGGCTGGTAACTCTGCACAAATATGGGACTGTATGAGGGTGTGGCAGAGGCTAGGTGCATCTGGGAATGAGGAAAAACATCGCAATGAGCTGAGGTCCCAGATTTGGGAAGAGCAGAAAGGTCAGGCCATATGTGCTCTACTGAAAAGTGTTTCTGGGACTGAACTGGTCTCTTCTGTGGCTTGCTCATACAGTCCATCAGTGTCTCATCATAGCCTGCCCCGCATCCTTTGTTAACTGATGAATGCATGTGGCCTTGTTCTTTAGATCCACCCAGCTGCCTCTCTGGGCTCCCATGATACATATGCCTCAGCTTGCCATCAGTCAAGCACTCTGAGCTCTTATAGGGTCCAGTTCTTGGGGGCATGCCATTTAGGGGAGCCACTAGCTGAGGATGGTTGGAACGGTCAAGCAATGCCTCAGAGCTGTTGCTACGGCGTGCAAGAGAGTTGAATATGTAACTCATACGCTCTGAGGAAGAACTCTCCAGAGATGCCAGTGGAACAAACTGAGCAATGTCCGGACTTCCATTCCACTGCTTTAGTGCTACATCACTAGACATATCAGACCTGATAGTGATAAAAGAGATGCTGCTGTGAATAAACGTGTCGGAACGAGGATTATCTTAAATCCAATTTTAGTAACCATTACTTGTACTTCTGCATACACATTCTCAATACCACATGCATGTAACCACAGCTGATATATAATTACTTCATTAAATTACGTAGCAGAAGTGGAGAGTTTGggcataataaaaaaatcaagcacTATACCTCACATGAACGCAGACTGGCATATTTTGAGATAGTATAGGTGTAGCTGGAACACTCATGCCATCCACATTGGATGCACTTCTTGGCAGGGAATGACTTGGGCTAGGTTAACGATCATGCGTGAATTATTACCTACAGCACAAAGATGCCAGGCAAGATGCTGCCAGGAAAAGATTATCATGTTTACCTGACAGAGCTAGAGGCAGAGTTATGGCATGTCCTCATCTCGTAGTAAATCTCCACTGGAGACAGATTCTTACACAGGCGGCTGTCAGGACTGCCTGAGGCCAGGCGAGGGTGAGAAAGTGAGCGATGCTCAGAAACCACACTGGAAGACAAGTCCTCTGTGGACCACAAGAATGACAGGTTTGGTGTTGTTCAGAGGATTTCAAAGTATCCAGAAGGTTAAAGATTTTTAGGGGGGCAAGATGCTTGGAGCCTTATTGGAATTTCTAGGATCCTTAAGGGTCCAAGCACAGAGTGctggaaccctattgtttttgttaggattttaggggtccaagcacgtAGTGTAGGATTTTTTAACGTACGACTTTTCTTCTACTACTTCTACTTATTTCAATTCTCTGCTGAAATGAATTGTGCAGAACAAACCATAAGTCCTACATTCATGAAATTTGATCAACAGGTAGAAAGTGATATGGGCCAATCAGCCTGAAGCATTTACATTTTGGTCCATACCTCAAGAACCTCAAGTCCTACACTCAAAATTCCTTTTCCACTTATTCCTTGGTTTAACTAATTTCCAGTCATTTCAGCCATGATggattttttgctaatttgcataatatgcaaaaccaaCTTTGGTGAAATTGTCCTAGGACTTTTCGACAATCTTCACAAACTTGGGGTCAAATTACTCAGGAGAGTGTGAACCTCAgcaattatcaaaaacatggtaagatttgtaaacaatatggccaccacataTCAGTCAAGTTTTACccaaacagctgtaactcattATTGCTTCCATGTTAGTTTGACACCCAATCCAATCTCacagttattttaaataaattaaaatctgtaacatCAACTGTGTTGTCCTACTTGATCATTTTTTCTAGAGGGAGTGCATCCTGATCCAAATGTGCCTGCGCAGAACACGGGCACTAATTTTAACTGCAAATGTTTAATGTTCATCTATGGTTGCTTTAGTGTTCTGTGCCATTTGGTGAGAACTGTGGTGCGAGCTGCAcgtggtgcttggcccccgcaGACTGGATGCAAAGATTGGGGTGTGGTCTTACACAGAGGGTGGAGCTAAACTCAGGTAACTCTTTCTCAAGAACAATAAGTCTGATTGAGCTAAAATTTGGTAGGATACATCTTTGTGCTTATATGTAAGTGGATTTTTAAAGATGACTCAATTACTTAAAAACATGGGCACCATTGGCCGAACAGTTTCCAGTAGGCAGGGTTGACAGGGTTCCTACTGAGCTATCATGatgaaacttgaatggtagGTTTTGGTAGGGCAATACAATCTCTTGCAATTtcaaatttcacacacatttattcattattttgccCAAAAAACAAGATTTTCTCTTGGGAAAATGTATTTCTCTTCTCTGTTGCTGAAACCATATAAAAatttctgatcagaaggttgagcattcaaatcccagcactaccaagctaccactgctgggcccttgagcaaggcccttaaccctcagctgctcagttgtataaatgagataattgtaagtcgctctggataagggcgtctgccaaatgccataaatgtaaatgttatttggATCACATAGCCACTCCCACTcatgataatttgcataatatgtgaaACCAACTTTTGCTAACTAGTCCTAGGCATTTTGACCTATCTTCAAGATattggtgtcaaactactcagggGAGACTGTTTTTGAAAAGTGTATGAAAATATGGCCGTCCCAAGCCAATCAACTTTTGCCAGGCTGAGCCTAATTTACTGAAATGGCTGTATCTGAATCTGCAaattgacaaaatatttttggtaAAGGATGTGCAGTGAAATATCTTTCAATTCCTGAttcagtgtcacatgatctAAATATTCGCCTTCACAGCATTTAGTCCTGCTGTGCATaatttatatgatatataacTTGCATGATATGTGAAACCTACTTTTGTAAATATTCAGAGGATTCTTGGCCTACCTTCACAAATTACTCATGGGAGGTcaaaagtcaatatttttccaaaatatattgaaatttCTGAGTAATATGGCTGCCGCATCAATCACAGAGGGATGGAGTTtcatttactcaaacagctatAATTCAGAACTGCTTGGTGGATTTGAACAAAAGATGAAAGAAAGGTTTACAATAAAGTTTTGAGGATATCTGCCAAGATTGAGGTATGGTCACCTGGAGTGGacaaagttacatttaaaaaattgttaatcAGGATCAGTATATCTGATTAGCACATAAGAACAAGCATATATTTTGTAACATAAGGTGCTCGTGTAAATTCTTATTTGATCTGATTCAGTGGTCCAAGCCATGAAAAATCCCTTCTGAATCATTTACCCATGCCCATACACGTAAAtatgcaaaacacatttttgtaaacTAATCCTAGGATTTATGGCCTATTTTCATAATGATAGTAGAAAAATAGACAGGAGAGATTGTGCTTAAGGAATTTCCcaaaacattttgacatttataaatgtacaataaatttttactattatttgctgttttttccttgaaataaataatatctgcaatatcatcaaatatcaagGTGGCAACAAGAATGTTCATAAACATGCATCAGAAGACATCCTTAGTTGTACTGCAGCAAATTTAAATCCATAACACTAGAGTATTTAAATGACTATCatcaaaatttattttactcacatttgaaaaatacaaataaaatccatTTGCAGTCTTCTTTTACATAACATTAATGGACTATgggtttaataaaataaatgggcAATGTGACAAAAGTCAGAATGGCCCATGTTGTCAGGGTGCCATTGGAGGACCACATTTTAAAAGAGCATCTTTTGATTCTTGTCATGAATTTGTAGATGCAGCAGAAGCAAGTGCTGATTCACTGCTGCATCactgcaaccaggttattgagagcatcctgtgcagctgcatcactgcttggtttgggaattgcactgtctcagatcgcaagacccttcagcggatagtgaggacagctgagaagatcatcagggtgTCTCTTCCCTCCATCGCAGAcacttacacctcacgctgcatccgcaaagccaccagcattgtggaggaccccacacacccctctcacacactcttcaccctcctgccgtctggcaaatGGTACCGAAGCATTTGGGCCCTCACGcacagactgtgcaacagtttcctcccccatgccatcagactcctcaatactcagaaactggactgaaagaacacacacatacacaactatacatcctccatcctccatccaattttttttgcacGTCCCCACAttacttcttatgtttacacctacagcaacttatattgtactctctttgcactattgtcacgggattcactttctaatagaactgtgtactggtcggcgctgcactgggacttactgtgcccattgtctatctcagtagtcactgtactgtcttaTGCTGTCTGCACATTTGCACTAGTgcactttatatataaatttatgtagtcccttgtagttctgtaactctttgtcatgttcctcaaaacattcctgaacaatgtttgcagtgtggcagggcacatcaTCCCTcggaaagaggccactgccattagggaacactcTTGCCGTGAAGGGGCGTCCTTGGTCTGCAATAATGTTTAGCTAGGTCATACCTGTCAACCCTCACGTTTTTTCCGGGATTCTCCCGTATTTTACCATTCTATCCCGCTATCATCTCGTTTAAATATTTTCCGGTATTTCTCCcgtatttttaatctttctataAAAAGAAATCCCACTGGGTGTAATTGATATGTTTGCTACATTCGCCTCCGGTAAAGCAGGTGGTAGTATACAGAACATTAGCTGTAACATCTACAGAACTCACTCAAATGGCACCCGCCAATAAAACAAGTAGAAGAAGAATAGcggtagaagaagaagaacagcatcCCGAGGATGGAGGAACGTGAGAGAGATGGCGTTAGAGTACCTGCAAAAAAGGCGAAAACTTTCTGCAAGTATCTTGGTGTGTGTGGACCCCCCAATTTAgtcaaaatgaaaagtaaacatattttattttttattagtagtatttttctatttatgtattatcagttagttttttatataattattattgcattgtaatttttttttatgtttaactgTTAATACTCTAAATCTCTCACAACAGGTTGTTTGTTCTTTCACTGTTAAAATCCaattatcaattaaaaaaaataaaaaatcttggtgtgtgtgggggttCGGGGGATTTCCCTTATTTCCAAATCCCAATGTTGACATGTATGAGCTAGGTACGTGtgaaagtaacatccacatgaatgccaggacacaaggtttcccagcagaacattgcccagagcatcacactacctccgccagcttgccttcttcccatagtgcatcctggtgccatctcttccccaagtaagtgacacacacacacacacacacctggccatccacatgaggtaaaagaaaacatgattcatcagactggGCCACCTGGTAGAGAGCACAAGGTGCTGTGAGTAATGCGAGACTGTGGACCTGGAGGTGAAAATACAGCAATCATGGCAGCGCCCTGCTGGTAACACCGGAATGGACTTACCGCTATTAATCTAGAAATTAAAAAAGGGtcaaaaatgtaaatctaaacACAATTTCATAACAGCAAGCCCTGTGCAGTT encodes the following:
- the ccdc120b gene encoding coiled-coil domain-containing protein 120 isoform X1; this translates as MRAVLLIGYCFNLDKIVCRYYYVDIACIDFMFILFLCEFVLCPVSAVCSCAEFQGCQNSKLQAERISDLQEKKRSLQTLLSSRQKELRQVCLLEAELTGKLPYDFPLEVGEQPPVVQRRAGKALNAMSEVEDNLGQQRQEKTGFSGTLLQSIESDKNTLQNKRTVHRGCHTEETVKSESSSMSDSTHSQDNEDLSSSVVSEHRSLSHPRLASGSPDSRLCKNLSPVEIYYEMRTCHNSASSSVSPSHSLPRSASNVDGMSVPATPILSQNMPVCVHVRSDMSSDVALKQWNGSPDIAQFVPLASLESSSSERMSYIFNSLARRSNSSEALLDRSNHPQLVAPLNGMPPRTGPYKSSECLTDGKLRHMYHGSPERQLGGSKEQGHMHSSVNKGCGAGYDETLMDCMSKPQKRPVQSQKHFSVEHIWPDLSALPKSGTSAHCDVFPHSQMHLASATPSYSPIFVQSYQPKPRRVKVTRTKSCGPFTPLQQHSLDHLLVYAYEPTNLLSGSNASSFPNLLPNQTEMPNSTVTFSSKPGPFSLPALDDSTRSLHKALALEGLRDWYLRNALGYPTATRGQDGLRLRPPPHLVRLPWSVPLGPLYSQIPQSTSFHDHPLHGRSVELSLYPKQFTSKETTQKESSSDPPAPGTLV
- the ccdc120b gene encoding coiled-coil domain-containing protein 120 isoform X3; the protein is MEVKRHWITTMGLGVPEFQGCQNSKLQAERISDLQEKKRSLQTLLSSRQKELRQVCLLEAELTGKLPYDFPLEVGEQPPVVQRRAGKALNAMSEVEDNLGQQRQEKTGFSGTLLQSIESDKNTLQNKRTVHRGCHTEETVKSESSSMSDSTHSQDNEDLSSSVVSEHRSLSHPRLASGSPDSRLCKNLSPVEIYYEMRTCHNSASSSVSPSHSLPRSASNVDGMSVPATPILSQNMPVCVHVRSDMSSDVALKQWNGSPDIAQFVPLASLESSSSERMSYIFNSLARRSNSSEALLDRSNHPQLVAPLNGMPPRTGPYKSSECLTDGKLRHMYHGSPERQLGGSKEQGHMHSSVNKGCGAGYDETLMDCMSKPQKRPVQSQKHFSVEHIWPDLSALPKSGTSAHCDVFPHSQMHLASATPSYSPIFVQSYQPKPRRVKVTRTKSCGPFTPLQQHSLDHLLVYAYEPTNLLSGSNASSFPNLLPNQTEMPNSTVTFSSKPGPFSLPALDDSTRSLHKALALEGLRDWYLRNALGYPTATRGQDGLRLRPPPHLVRLPWSVPLGPLYSQIPQSTSFHDHPLHGRSVELSLYPKQFTSKETTQKESSSDPPAPGTLV
- the ccdc120b gene encoding coiled-coil domain-containing protein 120 isoform X2 encodes the protein MRAVLLIGYCFNLDKIVCRYYYVDIACIDFMFILFLCEFVLCPVSAVCSCAEFQGCQNSKLQAERISDLQEKKRSLQTLLSSRQKELRQVCLLEAELTGKLPYDFPLEVGEQPPVVQRRAGKALNAMSEVEDNLGQQRQEKTGFSGTLLQSIESDKNTLQNKRTVHRGCHTEETVKSESSSMSDSTHSQDNEDLSSSVVSEHRSLSHPRLASGSPDSRLCKNLSPVEIYYEMRTCHNSASSSVRSDMSSDVALKQWNGSPDIAQFVPLASLESSSSERMSYIFNSLARRSNSSEALLDRSNHPQLVAPLNGMPPRTGPYKSSECLTDGKLRHMYHGSPERQLGGSKEQGHMHSSVNKGCGAGYDETLMDCMSKPQKRPVQSQKHFSVEHIWPDLSALPKSGTSAHCDVFPHSQMHLASATPSYSPIFVQSYQPKPRRVKVTRTKSCGPFTPLQQHSLDHLLVYAYEPTNLLSGSNASSFPNLLPNQTEMPNSTVTFSSKPGPFSLPALDDSTRSLHKALALEGLRDWYLRNALGYPTATRGQDGLRLRPPPHLVRLPWSVPLGPLYSQIPQSTSFHDHPLHGRSVELSLYPKQFTSKETTQKESSSDPPAPGTLV